One Scophthalmus maximus strain ysfricsl-2021 chromosome 7, ASM2237912v1, whole genome shotgun sequence genomic window, GCTTGTAAGTTTTGGGCGATGACGCTCAGGGGGATTCCATTATGCGGCTGTCACACAGCATTAGGCGAGAGAGCAAACACTTTCATGTGTGGATTACCATTTGCCCATTGGATATAACAGATATTTGCCTTGGCTAATCCATTCgtctattgatttttttttgcccctttaATAACTTCTTGCAAGTTGGCAAATTTTATTAAGTGCAAGAATGCTGACATGTAAGAAGCTGGAACAATGGGCTGCGTTTGACACAGATAAGCTGCGTAATGTGGGTTTCATACAAATGGCAGATTTAAAGATCATTCTTTACTATGGTTATATTACAACGAAGAAAATATTAATCATGAAAGATTACTGGGTAAAGTGTCTCAGATAGATGAGATAAAgacgtgtttatgtttttttcatattcatgtccATCTCCGTTTACACATACCATACCAATTAATATTTaccaaaaagttttaaaagtctGTGGATTTTCaataatgttctttttgttaaattccatgaattaaatgaaattgcTGACAAATATTGCCTGTGACAGAACTTGTTCCACTGTTGTTATTATAAATGAGCCACAGTGTTGCACCATGTGACAAGTGACCATGAACACAGCCACTGCAGGTTCTTCCAAGTCGATCCCATATTCGTAGTCCTGCAGTCGGAAATAGTCACTAAAGCAACAAGGCTGTTGAAAATAAAGTCCCCAATAAATACACAGTTCACTCTTGTTATAGGCACGTTTGGTCAAAACTACAGTGCCCTGCTGTTTTAGTAACTTCTGtcgcctttttttaaaacaaattaaattgtatGTCAGTGCCACAGACAGGGTAAGGAAGTtggaaacatttgaatttgttgactttaagaaaaataacagaatatCAGCATCAAACAACCAAATCTCTTTTCTTTGGTCTGAAATTCAATTTGTGTCAGTCATAGAATAAATCCGATAAGACCAACACTAGCATTAACACATTAGAACATCAAATCAGTTATGAAATTCCTCAAGCAGCGTTTATTGTAAAATAAGATGTAGCTGGGATCACACAACACCTCACCAACCCATAGCCTCCAACCACTCATCAAACTATATGagccattacattacatttaaagcTTATTTAACACAAGACGATTTAGCCCATTGATCCTACAAAGATAGTTCCATTGTCAATATACTGCATACACCAAGCTGTAAGTTAGAATATTAGACTTCTTAATTTTGGATCAGTTATTATGTTATCAAGCCacaaaagtcttttctttttttctttgtccctgGAAGGATGGCAGAAGAGGATGGAGGCACATTCAGATATTTGATGTCTGAGGACTCTTGGTCCTTGGCTTTGGCACAGGTGAAGGTTGTTGTCCCTCAGCAGCTGTGGATGGCTGCAGAGTGATGTTTCCCATCTGAGCTCCAGGCCTAGAAAGGTTCTGGTAACAGGCCCTTGGTGAAGGCTTGGGGCTCGGGGGAGGAGAGTCCTCAGCCGGGTGCATGGTCTCGTAATCTGGGCTGATGGGGTCCGGCTCTCGCTTGCTCAGAGAAAGCATTCTCACATCCCCCTTTTCCCCGAGTCTCATTCGGGTTTTGTTGCGTCTGTGGCAGCAACATAATGTGACGGTAATGACGAGCAAAAGCAGAATCAGACTTACTCCGCCTGCTGCCGCGGCCACAACAGTTTTGGACggaaaacaaagcaaaggcGGTGGTGATGGTGACGGACGTTTACAGGTCGGACGGAGAGTGTCGCTCTTCTCCTTGCTGACTCTGTCTGCCACGCTGCATGTGAAGCTCCGCTCCCCCTTCAACTGTGCCAAGGAAATGCTCAATGTTTGTTTGGTTTCGCTTGTCAATGTCCTTTCATCGAGCGTCCATGAGAACACCAAACCCTGAGGTTCGGCTACTTTGCAATTTAATTTAACAGCACTAGACTTGAAGTCACAGACGTAAGAGAGTTGAGGTTTTGGTACCTTGTCCATCACACAGAGACGACGGCTCCATGTTTTAGCCACAGTCCCATTTGGATGCAGCACATGTGCTTGGTAAGCCCCTGCACTCGAGAACTGTAGGCTCCTCAACAGAAGAGATCCAGTTGCAGAAATGTCCTCTGTCTTTCCAACTAATACTTTGCCTtgctttctgaaaaaaatgattgtgttaTTGTGAGTCCATCTCAGCACATGTGTGTTTGCCAGTCCCTCATAGACAAAAGACAGAGGTAGATTCTGTCCAACCCCAGCGTAGAGGTCACAGGCGTCCTTGTTTCCTGCTGAGAGGTTGATGGATCCCGACAGCATCATCACACCAAGTGTGGCTGCAAACAGCGCCATGACCAAGGTGTCCTTTCTGACGTTTGTCAGGAAATTACAAATGATCACTTGAGAGTTAAATTATCCGAATCTCACCCAGTCAAGTGGTGACCAGAAGCCGTCCTGTCAAAATGAGACCTTACATTTAGAACCCAGACTATAACTGGCACAACTTCCAGCCCTTCAAGAGAAGTGAATCTTCATCCGGAAGTAAACTGTATTAGCCAAGAGTTTCAGTTCTCAGAAGACAACAAAAGTCAAGTGACAGCCATCATTTTCCACTCCTGTGTTTCAGACACAGGAATAGGTTTAGAAATGTGCGGCCTATGTACGTAACTCACTGTGATTCTTTCAAGCATGAGCTGATGGCAAAACTGTTGTGGAGGAGGAAACTGTTGGTTCTCTAAAGGTTCAAATGTTGCAGTTTTCCTtcttgaaataataaaagatatacTTGAACTCATCCTTTATGCACCACTTCATCCTGCAGTGCTTATCTAAAAACCCCACATCAAACCAACATCtcagacattttacatattttgaatatatatgaatttaAGTGAGAGTATATGAATAAACCAGTCGGTTTCTACGTGGTTTGATAGACCAAACACACCAAGCAATACGCAGTAGAATATTTCTGGAATTTAATTTACAAAGCACTGTTTATCAAATAACTGAAATTATAGGAGGATTTATTATCAGTCAGATATTTCCCATTCGTATTTCCCATTATTTATCCTGCTTATTGGTTTTTGTCTGTCAAAGAATACAAATGACTTTTATTGGTCTACTCTAAATTGATTTAGTCACGGCTGCTTTTTCTAATGAGGCGACTGAATAATGAGAGGCCAccacctcatgtgactacaTCTGTTGCACATGCTCTTGGTTCGATGAATTCTGTTGAGCAGCTTAactggagagtgtgtgtgttttgtaataaGAGATGGTCGCTTCGCTGTCATTTAAAATTCCAATTAAATACTTTCAATAAATCTTCTCTTCATAGTGGAAGTGTTGCAAATAAAGCTGCACAACAACCGTTTAGTTTGGGCAAACAATAGCAAAGGCTCCACTGACCTCATTCTGCTCAGTGGTTTTAATCCAAAAAGTCTCCAAGTGGCACACGGCTTTAGCTAATTCAGTTCCCTTCGGTTTTCAATTGGGTGTATCTGAAACTGAGttaacattctttttttccacgttATTATATAAACAATTTGCTTTTGAATGTAGCCCAGACATCATAATCAAAAAAGCTTTCAGTAAATCCCCTACAGCGTTTCCAGTAAACCAACATCATCCCACAATTCATGCCCATCTACAGCCATCTCCAAAGCACCACTGTAACTTTGTTGGCTCGAGCTACGCTGGAGTGAGTTCATTTTGCACCCCACAACTATAATTTCATGCAATTAGGAGTGATTCACACTCTTTCTGTGACTCTCAGCACCTTCAACGATACCCACAGCAAGAAGAACACCTGTTTCTTTTAGTCTCACCGTCATTACACTTTTTCCTAGCCCGAGGGAACAGATTGATGTGTTGGCTACTCGGAGGGGGCGCGCACCGAGAGCTGAATGCAATGGAGTCCTAGATACAAATATCGTAAAGATTATTAGCTCAAATATAGGAACacgtgtgtgtcgtgtgtgctGAGCTGTAGCAGCAGGATCACAGATACAAGTTTAAAGGGAGGTGAGCAGACCCACACTATGCTTGTGTTTCTAAATCATAGCTGACAAAGAAGGTGCCTACTAGTCCCAACCCTGCACCTTTTTGATCAACGTCTGCACTACCAGGTCCGTCTTGCAGGACCTGGCAACAAGAACTCACACTGAAAGGCAA contains:
- the LOC118315868 gene encoding uncharacterized protein LOC118315868 translates to MALFAATLGVMMLSGSINLSAGNKDACDLYAGVGQNLPLSFVYEGLANTHVLRWTHNNTIIFFRKQGKVLVGKTEDISATGSLLLRSLQFSSAGAYQAHVLHPNGTVAKTWSRRLCVMDKVPKPQLSYVCDFKSSAVKLNCKVAEPQGLVFSWTLDERTLTSETKQTLSISLAQLKGERSFTCSVADRVSKEKSDTLRPTCKRPSPSPPPLLCFPSKTVVAAAAGGVSLILLLLVITVTLCCCHRRNKTRMRLGEKGDVRMLSLSKREPDPISPDYETMHPAEDSPPPSPKPSPRACYQNLSRPGAQMGNITLQPSTAAEGQQPSPVPKPRTKSPQTSNI